TCCTTCAGTTTTCCCTTCCTCAATCAACTCTTGAGCAAACCGAGTTTTTCTTAAATCATCAACACCAAACATAGCTTCTAACTCCTGACGACTCATTTGAGGTAACTTTGCTAAAACAATCGTTTCTAATAAATTTAACAATTGTAGCCGCGAAGGTTCATCGGGAAATTGTTGTTTGACTAGGTTTTTAGAAACCCGGTTTCTGGGTACACAGGTTAGTTGAGAGTGTTGATAAATTGT
This genomic stretch from Planktothrix serta PCC 8927 harbors:
- a CDS encoding DUF2887 domain-containing protein: MYQHSQLTCVPRNRVSKNLVKQQFPDEPSRLQLLNLLETIVLAKLPQMSRQELEAMFGVDDLRKTRFAQELIEEGKTEG